GCTACGCCTACCTCTACGGCCGGAAACGTCCCTGCCCCTGGTGCCGCTTTTCCCGGGTACTGAAAGGGAAACACCTGCGACGCAAGTGGGAAACCGCCGAGAAAGGCCGCGCCTACGACGTCCTGGAGACCCCGATCAGACATGCCGACGGGAACGTCTCCAAGCTGAAAATCATGCGGGACATCACCTCGGAAAAACGCATGCGGCAGGAAGTCGAGACCCTCTCCCGGTTCCCGTCGGAAAACCCCAATCCGGTAATCCGGGCCGACGAAACCGGAAAAATCATCTATGTCAACGCCGCCGGGCGGCGCCAACTGCAAAACTGCGTCATCGGGGGCCGGCTCCCGCCGGACCTGAGCCGGAGTGTCCGCACGGCGTTGCGCACGGGAAAAATCAGGAACCTGGAACGAAGCGAGGACCGGAATCGAACGTTTCTCTATTCGATCGCGCCGGTGAAGGCGAAAGGATACGCCAATCTCTACGGAATGGAGATCAGCAAACTCAAGCATTTGGAGGAACAATACCGGGAAATCAACGCACGCCTGGAAGAACTGGTCGGCCGCCGCACCGAGGAGCTCAGGGGAGCAACCGACCTGCTGGAGCGGATCTTCGCCAACACCCATTTCCTCCTGGCCTATCTCGATCCCGGCTTCAATTTCATCCGGGTCAACGACGCTTACGCGCGGGCCGAAGGACGTTCCCGCAAGTTTTTCGCCGGGGAAAACTACTTCCATCTTCATCCCCATAAAGAAACCGAAACCGTATTCCGCCGGGTAAAAAAGACCGGAAAACCCCATATCGCCTACGACCGGGAGTTTTTCCTGCCGGGGGGGACCGGAGAGAGACCCACCTACTGGGACTGGTCCCTGCATCCGGTTAAGAATCAACGGGGAAAAACGGAAGGTTTCGTCCTGGCCCTGGTCGACGTCACCGAGCGCAGGAAGACCGAACTGGAACTGGAGCGTCTTCAGACCGAAATGGCGGAATCCAAGCGCCTCTCCTCGATCGGGACCCTCGCCGCCACCGTCGCCCACGAGTTGCGAACGCCCCTGGGTACGATCGGACTGGCAGCGGCCAACCTGGAGAAAAAAAACCGCGCTCCGGAGCTTGCCGGGCATATAGAAAAAATCGAACGAAAAGTTCGGGAGAGCAACCAGATCATCTCCAATCTCCTCACCTTCACCCGGATCAAGTACCCGCGGTATCGGACCGTCAGGCTCGATCGGATCCTGCAAGAGGCCGCCAAGACGGCCCGGGAACGCTACCCGCTGAAAAAGACGCACTGGGCGTTGAAACTGGAGAATCTGGAGAAACGGCCGATCGAAGCCGATTACGTCCAGATCCTGGAGGTGTTCTCCAATATCATCATCAACGCCTGCCAGGCCGTGGCCGACCGGACGGGACGGATCGGCGTGGAGGGGCGGATCGATGAGAGCAGGCAAGCGGTGGTGACGGTCACGGATAACGGCGTAGGCATGGACGAGCACGAACTGCCGCGGGTGTTCGAACCGTTCTACAGCGGAAAAAAAACCGGAACCGGACTGGGTCTGGCGTTGAGCAAAGAACTGACGGAACTCCACGGGGGTTCGATCGAAATCTCCAGCGAGAAGGGGAAGGGAACCGCCGTTACCGTCGTCCTGCCCCAAAAACGAGGCGCCTGACTACCGACAACCCGGCTCCCCCCGGGGTCTTTTTCCCTCCATGCGGAAAAAAGTCAGGAAAAAGGAGAACGAGACAATTCCTACGCCTCCGATTCTTCTCGAAAATATCGTCATCTAGGAGGGAGTGGCGCCCGACTCGCGCGATCGCTATGAACCCGGCAACGATATTCATCATCGACGACGACGAGGATTTTCTGGACGAACTCCGGGAATCCCTCCGCTTGGAAGGCCACCGGGTGGAAGCTTTTTCAGACGGCAACAAAGCTCTCGGGGCGATGCTGAGACTGCGGCCGGACCTGGTGGTGGTGGATCTGAAAATGCGGGGGCTGAACGGATTCCAGGTGGTGGAGGAAATGCGGAACAGGCCGGCGACCGGGGAGGTTCCCGTAATCGCCATGACCGGTTACTACACCAGGGTCGAACACGGCCGGCTCATGAAGCTGTGCGGGATCGACTCCTGCATGATCAAGCCGTTCTCGACGGAACTCCTCAACCGCAGGATAGCCCTGACCTTGAAAAAGCGCGGTCGAGCGGCCGAACCGAAATCGGAACCGGGAAAAGAACTCCCGGAAGGAGCGGAACCATGAACGAGTTGAAGAACCTCTACCAGAGCGCAGATTGGAAATCGGAGAAACACGTCCCCGTCATCGAAGCTCCCCGCCGGGCAACCCCCGGCGAACCCTTCGAGGTCAAGGTCAGCGTGGGCAAGGAAATCGCCCATCCCAACACCACCGAACACCACATCCGCTGGATCGACGTCTATTTCCTCCCGGAGGGAGGGAAGTTCCCCGTTCAGATCGGGAAGGCCGAATTCTGCGCTCACGGCGCTTCCCCCGAGGGGCCTAATACCAGCACGATCTACACCGACCACGCGGTCGGCCTCAGCTTCAAGACCAACAAGCCCGGGACGATTCTGGCCGCTTCCTACTGCAACATCCACGGGCTCTGGCAAAGCGCGGCGGCGGTCGAGATCGAATAATCCGCCGATCCCGGGTCGGCGAGGTTTCTCTCCGATGTGGAACCCGCCGCGGCTGGCGGAGGCGCGGAGATCCGTCACCGACCCAACCGCCATGAACGACGTTCTCCTGAACGCGGCCTATCTCCTGATGCTGGCGGCCTTCGTCGCCCGCGACGCCCTGTGGATGAGGCTGCTCCTGGTGCTTTCCCAACTTTCCTTCATCGGCTACGCGCTTTTCGCCGACAACTTCTCCATGACGGTGTGGAACGCCGGTTTCGTAGCGGTCAACCTGGTCCAAACCTGTCGGATCTTCCGGAAGCGCCGACCGATCGCGCTCTCCCCGGTCCTGGAAGCGATCTATCTTTCGGCGTTCGCTGTGATGAGGAGGAGGGAGTTTCTCTACCTGTGGTTCATGGGCCGCGACGGAGAAGCGACGAACCGGGCCCTGCTGGAGCATGCCCGGCCGGAGGGAACGCTGTTTTTCATAACCGAGGGGGCGGTCGCGATCTTCCGCGACGGCCGGGAAGTCGCCGGGATCGGCCCGGGAGATTTCATCGCGGATGCGAGCGCCGTCTTCGGTTCCTCTTCCCCCGGCGTCGACGCCCGCGCCGTCGGCCGAGCGCGCTATCGCTGCTGGGACAAGGACGCCCTGGAACGGTTGCGCCTGGCGGCGCCGGAGATCTACATCAAAGTCCAGAAACTGCTGGGCTCATACATGGCCGGAAAACTGCGTCAAGCGCTGGACGGCTGACTGGCCCGCCTTTCTTCCCCGTCTTCCCGATCCCTCGGCACCGCCCGACGGGAAAAGCCCCTAACCGTAGGCTCAAACCCGGTTTCCGAAAAGCAGCGGGCGGCGGAGCTCCATGAATTCTTCTGGTTTCGTTTTGCATGCTTATGTCAGGCTATAATTTGAAGATACAGGTTACAAGATACTATATATCAATAAGTAATGAGTTTTTATATAAATATTTTATCGGGTTTCTTGACAAAAAAAAATACTGGTGTAAGTTTTTATTTTTGAATCAGGGGAAAGCATCCCCGTTACCGATCGGGAGGAGAGGCATGAATATGTTCCGAATATCGGGGTTTGTCACCCTGGTGGCATTGCTGGGGGCTCCCCCCCTAGGCGGAGCGGCGACCGACGTATACTTCAACCAGTCGGTAGACCTCCGTTACGCCTGGCTGGACAACGACGCCCAGGGCGAGGCCGATTTTCTCACCCTGGTAACCAACCATATAGCTTCCGCCACCACCTCGATCGACGTGGCTTCGATGACGTTCTCCTCGGAAGACGTCGCCAACGCCCTGGCCGCCGCCGCCGCTTCCGGGATCGATGTCCGGATCATCGGAGACGGCGCCCGCCGCAACCAAGTAGGCTATCTCCTGGCCCAGGCCGGAGGATGCGCGGTGGCCGACAACAACCTCCCCGCCCTCGTCTATAGGGTGAATTTTCAAGACGACGCCGGGGCCGGACCGGCCGGGTGGTTGATCGACCGGGGGCAAACGTACGGCCCCCACGACGACGGCGTCAGCTACGGGTGGGCGAGCAGCCAGGCCGCCTACATGCACAGCGGCGGCGTATACGACAGCCTCCTCCTCGACGAATGTTACGCCCGCTCCAATTCCTCCGGGACCCAGACCTGGTCGATCGCCGTTCCCAGCGGATTCTATTACGTGCTGGCCGTGGTCGGCGAATCCGACTACAACTCCAAGAACTTCGTCACCTGCGAAGGGCAGGAAATCTTTCTCTACAGCCATTCCTGGACGGAATGGCTGGGCTGCGGCGCCGGAGAGTTCGACGGATCGCCGGTCTGCGGGGGGTACGATTCCGACAACGGCCACTACGAGGCCCAGCGCATCCACGTCACCGACGGGCAGCTCACCCTCTCGGTGGGCAAGTCGGGAGAATCCAGTTACTCCTCCCTCGCCTACGTCGAGATCTACCGGGCCGACCCCTCCGACGCGCAGGGAGATTGGTTCACGGACACCGACGAGGTCCAGAAGCAGACCACCCATCACTCCAAGTTCATCCTCGTCGATGGGGGCACCGCCTCGGCCAAGATCTGGGTGGGCTCGGGAAACCTGACCAGCGGCATGACCACCATGGCCGAAGACCAGATCCTGACCGACGACGCGGACGTCTGCGACGCCTTCTACGACCACTTCAACCAGATGTGGGGAAGCTCGGGCCTGGAGCCGGATCCCTCCGCCTCCGCCTTCAACCGGTTCAAGGATCCCGCTCTCTCCGCCGTCGACTGCAGCGTGGACGGCTACGATTGGCTGGTCCGGTTCTCCCCCTCCGTCGGGGCCCACGACATGTACCAGACGGTGGAAGACTTCCTCGCTCCGGCCCAGCACAACCTCATCCTCAACCTCGAACAGTTCACGGATTCCGGCGGCCTCTTCGGCTATGACGGTCCGGAAGATATCATGGACAACGTCATTCCGCCCCTGCTGAGCCTTTCCGGATTCGAACTCTACGGCGTCCTCGGCGGAGACCTCAGCGACGCCATCTTCAGCGTCTACTCCGCCTATGCCAACGTCCACCTGGCCCATTCCGATTTTTCCGACCCCGATCCGACCATGCACAACAAGGTGGCCATCGTGGACGCGCTCGACGACAGCCGCTATACCCTGAACGGCTCCGTCCTCTGCGGTTCGATGAACTGGTCCCAGAGCGGGATGCTCTGCAACGACGAACAGACCCTGGTCATCGACAACCCCTACATCGCCAACCAGTACCTCCAGCAGGCCATGGCCCGGCTGGCCGAAAAAGGGATCGAGCCCGACCGGCACACGGACATCGTGGTCGCGGTCGACCGCAGCAACTCGATGAACCTCCTCTGCAACGACGGGGTCACCACCAAAATCGACGCGGCGACGATGGCCGCGGACCTCTTCATCGACCTCATCGAACCGGACGAAGGGCACCGGATGAGCGTCGTGCGGTTCGGCAAGTTCGTGGAACCGTTCGTCCCCGACGTGGTCCTGGACGAGCTGACCACGCTCAACCTTTCCGATTACCACGACGCCGTCGACGACATCGTCACCGGTGGCGATTGCGGCACCGCGACCTGCTACGGACTGGCCCTGGAGGAGTGCGAGGACCAGCTCACTTCGGAACCAAACCCCAACCCCCGGCAGATCGTCCACTTCTTCACCGACGGAAACGAGAATCTGGCCCCGTGGGCCGATGAAGTCTACCCGGGCATGGTTACCGACGGGATCGAAATCCACTCGACCGGCTTCGGGGCCGACATCACCCCCGACGTCCTCGAGGAGATGGCCGAAGCCAGCGGTGGGACCTTCGCCCAGGTCGCGCTGGACACCACCTCGCTCTCCAAGCGGTTCGTGGAAGTCGCCCGGGCGGCCATGGACCTGGAGACCCTCCTCGACCCCTCCTACATCGTCAGCCGGGAACAGATGCCCTCCACCACGATCTCGGTGGACCGCACCTGCCGGAAGCTCAAGTTCATCCTCATGTGGGGAACCCGGAAACCCTACCTCGCCCAGATGACCGTCGTCTCTCCGAACAAGGTCCAACTGAAGAAAGGGCTGAAAGGAGTGCGCCAGGTCGACGGCGACGGGTACACGATCTGGCACGTGGACCTCGATGTCTGCCCCTATCTGCAGGCGGAAGGGACCTGGCGGATAACGATGGCGCCCGGCCTGGAATTCCCGGGCAAAACCGCCGAGGTCGAGCTGGTGGTGCTGGGCGACGGCGACATCGATTATCGGGCGGAAGTGGTGCCGGCGGCGACAAGGAAGAATCCCACGCGGGTCCGGCTCCTCTGCCGGATGCTGAACGAGGGTACGCCGGTGCGAACAGTAAAGTCGGCGGCGGTCACCTGGACAGGTCCCCTGGACCGGGAAGGGCAGGATCCCGCTCCGGTCAAAGTCGCTCTCTACGACGACGGCAAACACGGCGACGGCAAGGCCAACGACGGCCTCTTCGGACGCTACCTGATCTTGACGACCGCCGGCTGCAACACCTTTCACTTCGTCACACAGGCCCAGGTTCCGGGTAAAATGTTCAGGACCGTCTATCCCCGCCGGGAAGCGGTCGTCACCTACACGTTGAGGAAATAACGTCCCCGGGGAACGGGAAACAAAATCGCGCGCCCGCCCGCCGGGAACGGTCTTCCGTGACCGGCGGGGGGGCGGCGGGATCGGGATAAGGACCGCGAAACGATGAGAAGCATCAGTTTAATGATCGCCGCCGCCGGACTGGCATTCTTCTCCGGCGCCGCCCGAGGGGGCGAACACTACGTCATCCTCACCACCAACGCCGCCTACAACGAATGCCACGCCGCCATCGACGATTTCGTCGTCCACAAGGAGACGCAGGGCTACGAGGTGCTCGTCAAGACCGAGTCGGACTGGGCGGGATCGCCGGGGGCGGAGACAGCCGACCAGGTGCGGAACTACCTGATCACCGGTGAAGAATCCTGGGGGGCCACCGGCATCGACTATCTCCTGATCATCGCCGACGCCGAGGACGTACCCATGAAGGTGGCGGAGATCTATCCCGGCCTGGAAGTCCCCACGGACTGGTACTACGCCGACCTGGACGGCGATTGGGATCTGGACGGCGACGGCGTCTACGCCGAATACGACAGCGATGTCGGTCCCGGCGGCGTCGATTTCGAGGCCGAGGCAAGCGTGGGCAGGATCATCTACAAGGAGGAAACCCTCCCGGCCATCCTGGAAAGAATCATCGCCCACCAGGAAAACATGTACGACGGCGCCCTCGACCAGGGCTGGCGCTACCGGGTTCTCCAAGCCGGGGCCTTCCTCGAAATCGAACCCGACGGCACCGTGCTGGACTGCGGTTCGGCCCCCCAGGAATACATCTACGACCATTATATCGACGGCACCTCCTTTTCCTCGCTCCGGCTCTACGACCCCGGCAACGCCTGGACCGACCCTTCTCCCAACATCGCCGAGGCGGACGGGGACCTGGATGCGGGCGCCATGTACGCCGAACTGGAAAGCTTCGGCTACGGCACGGTCATCTGGCAAGCCCACGGAGGAACCGACGCCGCCTACCGGCGCCTCAACCAGGAATACCTGGGGGAAATCCAAACCGACTGCCACACCCCCTTCGTCGACACCGCCGACCCCGGCGACCTGGCCGCCGGGTCGCCGGTGGAAAACAACCCCGACGCCCCCGTCATCGTCGCCGCTTCCTGTCACAACGGTTCGACCGACCCGGAGGCGTTGGCCGCCGCCTTCATGGATTCCTTCGCGGTCAACTTCGTCGGGTCCGACGTTTCCGCGCAGAAGGTCCTGGGCTGGGACGAACCGGAAGACGGGGGGATGCAGGGCTGGTCGGTCTACATGGCCGAACAACTGCTCAGCGCCCGGCTCCCGGTCGGCGACGCCTTTGCCGCCGCCATCGCCGAATACTACGCCGAGGCCCTCGACGGAGATCCCGGCAACGCCGGGACCAAGAACTGCTACTGCATGACCGTCTACGGAGACCCGTCCCTCCGCGTCACCATCGAGCCCTGGACGGAACTGGCCACGATTCTCTTCGGGGGGGCGGGGAAGAAAGGGTTCTTCGCCGACGAGAAGTCCCGGTACCGGTTCCGAGACGAAATCCTCGCGTATTCGAAAGACGGGATCTTCCTGACGGAGGCGCTTTACCGGCAAGCCGCGACGCTCGCCCGGCTGGCAGCGGAAAACCCCCGCCTCTGGAAGGGAATGGTCGAAACCGAGGGGATCCTGAGAAAAATCGCGGAAATCTATTTTGCCGGGGGTTACGGAGACAAGGAAGTGCCCCTCTCCCGGGACGCCGCCGGACGCATCGACTCCACCCTCAAAGACCTGCAGGCGGCGGCGCCGAAAGAACTGGGCTCCGACGTCTACCGGGCGCGGAAGATCCTGGCCGGCGCCGCCGGGAAATCCCTGCGCGACCTGAAGTCCGCCTTCGGCTTCGGTCAGAAGCGCCGGATCCCCGAATTCTGTCTTCCCGCCCGGTAAGCCTCCGAAACTCGTCCGAAGCCGGCGGCAAAACCGGGCCCGGGGTTTTTCGGCGTTTTCCCTGGTCCGGAGACGGCGGGGGACGTATCATCCGGGCATCCAAGAGCACGGGGAGGTAATACGGCTGCCGCCCTCCTCGCAACTTCTTCGCCGCCGCCGCCTTCCCGGTGAACAACCCCGGCCGCGATGCCCGGGGATGGGAAAGCCGCCGGGATTCCGGAAACGAACTCCGGGAATACTCCCGAGCGAACCGTGCCTGCCAACCGCTGGGGGTGCCGTCATGAAGCGCTTTTTGACCTGGTCCCTGGTCGTCCTCATGGTGCTTTTCGCCGCCGCTTTCGTCGTGTTCCAGTTCGTGCTCAAACAGAAACCCTTCGCCGCGGCCGAGGATTATTCGCAGCAGTTCGCCCGGCACCGGCTCACGCTCGACGTGGCCGGGCACTGGAACCAAACCCTGGGCACCATCGACGTGATCTCCTATTCGCAGAACCCCGTCTTTCCCCTCCCCGTCCCCTCGCCCTACGACCTGACTATGATGAAACAGTGGGTGGCGAAAAACCGGAACAACCCCGTCGAACTCCAGCGGGTCTATGGCGCATTCGCCTCCGACCCGGACTACGGCTGGCCGGAAGCGCTGCAGGGAGTCGTCTGGATGTACGGGTTGATCCCCCGGCTCTGGGCGGCGGCGTCGATCGCCATGGTCGAACCGGGGCGTACGGCGGAAGCGGCCTTCGTGCTCCGGGAAGGCATTCAGATGCTGAGAAGCCCGGCCTGCTGGAAGGATTACGCCGTCAACCAGGCCTGGGGCGATCCGATGCGGGACAACGTGATGTGGAAAGGGCCGCTGCTCATCGCCGAGGGCCTTTACGCCCTGGTTTCCGGGGATAAAGACACCTTCGGCCCGGAGATGACGGCCGTGGCCAGAGACCTGTACGAAACCCAGAAGAAAAACCTGGCGCTGCCCGTCGGCCAGGGTTACGTGGGCGGGGTCTGCTGCGAGCCCAACCACTGGTTCCCCCAGTGCAACTCCATGGGGTGCGTCGGCCTGGCCCTGTACGACAAGGTCTACGGCAAGGATCAGAAACACGGCGTCCTCATCGGGGAAGAATACCGGAACAACTACATGCGCTTCCTGCGGGAGGAGATGACCGACCCAGAAACCGGAATGGTCTACCGCCGCTACCACCCCTACGGGCCCCAGCAGGCGGACAAAGACCTTTCGGGGTTCGCCAATATTTTCGTGGCCATGAATATGCGGTCCTGGGAACCCGGTTTCTCCGGAAACATCTACCGTCAGATCCGGGAACGCTACATCAAGGGCCTCCCCCTCGGCATCGGCTCCTTCATGCTGGAAGTCCCGGAGAAGGACGCCGCCGGAGCCCTGGTCAACCCGGGCGCGGCCGCGCCGGGGATGCTCGGCGAAACCGCCGTCAACATCTTCCTGGCCCTGGCCGCGGCCCGGGAGTTCGACGATCCGGAAACGTTCGACGGGATCAACGAGCTGATCACCAATTTCACCCACCCCTATTTCCGGCAGGGGGAAATCCGTTTCGACGAGACCAACGACGAGCCGGCGGGGGTCGGCGACTTTTCGGTGGGGGCGCTGCTGAACATGTTCAGCGGCTGGTGGATGTTCGCCAAGGTCCACCAGGGCTGGGAAACCATCCTCGAGTACGACTGGTCGGCCAACCGGGATGAGGATGGGCGCCCGCTGAACAACCCCTGAACGTCCCCGGTCTTGAGCGCCCCAAAACGGTTGACGGACTCGCCCCGGCCGCGAAATCGGCCAGAGCGGTTCCCGGACCGCGACGCCGTGGCTGGCCCCTCAATACCGGCATTTGCAAGAGGGAGGGACCGGGACAGTAACAATATCCCTTGATAAATTCTTTCAAAGTTTTAAAATTATTTTATACGCTCTGTATGAACCCCAACCGGAACCGGAGGGCATCGGCGATGCAGATTTTTCGGGTCCTGGCTCCGGCTGCCGCACTGCTTTTCTTCTGCCGGTACGCTCCGGCCGCGCCCACCCCGGCGCCTCCCACCCCCATCGGGCCCGCCCCTACTCCCTTCGGAGGGAGCGGGCACCAGACCGACTTCAACGGCGACGGAACCGACGATATCGCGGTATTTTCCCCAACATCAGGGAAATGGAGCGTCAGGGGGTATACCCGGGTCTATTACGGGGCCGGCAAAACCCCCATGGCGGGGGACTACAACGGCGACGGGAAAGACGATGTCGCCGTCTGGGACTCCGTCACCGGCAAGTGGTCGGTCCGGGGCATCACCCGGGCCTACTACGGCTCGTCCGGAGACCTGCCCCTGGGCGCGGCGGGCAGCCCCTGGAACTACAGATCCTCAGGCAACATCTGGTTCGAGGGCTGGGCGGGTATCATGCAGGGCAACCCGGCCGACGCCCTTCACATCGGAAACGGGGACGGCAACTTCCTCATCCGGGTGGAGGCCCAGGCCGGGGGAGCCGCCCAGCTCCGGCTCCGCCGAGGAAGCTCCAGCACCTGGATCGGCCCCTCGGGAGACAACGAGTTCGACCTGGTCACCGCCGAGAACATCCCGGTCGTCATCGGGAACAACCTGACCGCGAACATGGTCATCGACACCAGCGGCCGGGTCGGAATCGGGACCGCCTCCCCCGCCGGCAGGCTCCATATCAAGGGAAGCTCGGACACGCTCGTGCGCCTGGAAGGGCAGGACGCCGGGGGGGGCACCCAGGGGCTGAGCCTGACCAGAACGGGAGAAGCCGGCACCCGGGGAGGGATATGGCTCACCTACTCCCTGGGCGAGCTGGAGTTCAGCGTCGGCGACGGCGCGGGCCAGAACACCGAACCGCTGCGGATCGGCCCCGACCAGCGGGTCGGGATCGGCGACCCGATTTCCATCAGCTACACGCTCGAAGTCGACGGGAGCGCCGGGAAACCGGGCGGGGGAACGTGGACGGCGGCCTGCGACGCCAGGCTGAAGCGGAAGGTCCGCTCCCTCTCCGGAACCGCCGCCCTGGAAAAATTCGGCCGCCTCAACGGGGTAACCTACGAGTGGATAAACCCCCTCGAGCACCAACCGGGAGTCAGGGCCGGGGTGCTGGCGCAAAACCTCGATCGGGTCTTCCCCGCCTGGGTCGTTACCGTCGAGGCGGGGGGGAAAGACGAGGTTCTGACCCCCGGGGGCGCCGAATCCGTTTCCTTTCCCCAGGACTTCGACGCTTACCTGATCGAAGCGCTCAAGGAACTCAGGGCGCGCAACCGCGCTCTCCGGGCGCGGTTGGACGCGCTCGAAGGCCGGGCGGGAACGCTGTGAAGGGCACCGGCGGGAGGTCGAAAATGAAATATCCGGTTTGGTTGATGATTGTAGCCGCTCTCGCCCTCGGCCGGGGCGCCGACGGAGCCGACTTCAACGGCGACGGAACCGACGATATCGCGGTATTTTCCCCAACATCAGGGAAATGGAGCGTCAGGGGGTATACCCGGGTCTATTACGGGGCCGGCAAAACCCCCATGGCGGGGGACTACAACGGCGACGGGAAAGACGATGTCGCCGTCTGGGACTCCGTCACCGGCAAGTGGTCGGTCCGGGGCATCACCCGGGCCTACTACGGCTCGTCCGGAGACCTGCCCCTGGGCGCGGCGGGCAGCCCCTGGAACTACAGATCCTCAGGCAACATCTGGTTCGAGGGCTGGGCGGGTATCATGCAGGGCAACCCGGCCGACGCCCTTCACATCGGAAACGGGGACGGCAACTTCCTCATCCGGGTGGAGGCCCAGGCCGGGGGAGCCGCCCAGCTCCGGCTCCGCCGAGGAAGCTCCAGCACCTGGATCGGCCCCTCGGGAGACAACGAGTTCGACCTGGTCACCGCCGAGAACATCCCGGTCGTCATCGGGAACAACCTGACCGCGAACATGGTCATCGACACCAGCGGCCGGGTCGGAATCGGGACCGCCTCCCCCACCAACATGCTCCACATCAAGGACAGCGTCTCGGCCATCCTGCGGCTGGAGAGCCCCGCCGGCAGTAAATCCGGCCTGTCCATGTACCGGCCCGGGGACACCCAGTCCCGAGCCCTGGTCTACCTCAAGGAAGACGAAGACCTGGGCCTGGCCGTCGGGGACGGGGCCGGAGCCCTCACGGAAATGGTCACGCTTACCCGGAACGGGGGAGGGAAGGTCGGGATCCTCACCGGCGGCCTCACCAACTACACGCTCGAGGTCAACGGCACCGCGGGTAAGCCCGGCGGGGGCACCTGGTCAGACTCCTGCG
This genomic window from bacterium contains:
- a CDS encoding tail fiber domain-containing protein — encoded protein: MKYPVWLMIVAALALGRGADGADFNGDGTDDIAVFSPTSGKWSVRGYTRVYYGAGKTPMAGDYNGDGKDDVAVWDSVTGKWSVRGITRAYYGSSGDLPLGAAGSPWNYRSSGNIWFEGWAGIMQGNPADALHIGNGDGNFLIRVEAQAGGAAQLRLRRGSSSTWIGPSGDNEFDLVTAENIPVVIGNNLTANMVIDTSGRVGIGTASPTNMLHIKDSVSAILRLESPAGSKSGLSMYRPGDTQSRALVYLKEDEDLGLAVGDGAGALTEMVTLTRNGGGKVGILTGGLTNYTLEVNGTAGKPGGGTWSDSCDERLKKNITALDGREALAQICRLRGVTFEWINPEEHAEGGRAGVIAQELEAVFPEWVEEIEPRGRDRDLLPAGDAVKAVTFPHDFNAYVIEAIKELDAQNRELEARIRALESSR